The DNA sequence GGGAAGGCCAACCTCCGTCCTGGACAGCTGCCGTGTCTGCACTGGATTGGTTGTTGCCCAGCAATTAATTCATCAATTAAAGCAAATGTTCACACCGTTGGGTCTAATTCGCATTGTGAGTgagtatatacagtacaataagcacacacactcaccttgtGTGCATGTACTTCATCCTTTAGCATCAGTATTTCATGGAATGAATTATTCTGGAATGGTCACCTGGTCTGTACATTAAATTGAACTATAAATCTTGGCTAACCTCCCAGAGGAAGTAAACGAGCCGTAAACGTAATATAGCGACGCAATAAACTGCCAGTGCACACATGGCTTGATATGAAAACGAGGGATACACTTTAGAAAAGACTGCGTAAGACTGTGCAAGAAGGTCgagggttcgaatcccggccaGGGCCTTTCCGTGTGAGGTTTGCACGTTCTTTCCGTGTTCTGTGTGGCTTTCCTCTGCGTAccccggtttcctcccacagtccgaagacatgcaggttaggctaactggagactctaaaccTGTTATCTGCCCCAGGTGTACTCCtgtctctcgcccaatgcatgctgggataggctccagccccctgcGACCCTCATTAGGAATAAGCTGGAGaaaatagatggatggatggatggatggatgtgccAACAGCCCTCTTAAGGATTTAAGCAGTATGTAGGGCACTGTGATACTAACTACACTGTACTGCTAACTGCACTGCAACACTAACTACACTGTAATGCTAACTGAACTGCAACACTAACTACACTGTAATGCTAACTGAACTGCAACACTAACTACACTGTACTGCTAACTGCACTGTAACACTAACTACACTGTAATGCTAACTGAACTGCAACACTAACTACACTGTACTGCTAACTGCACTGCAACACTAACTACACTGTAATGCTAACTGCACTGCAACACTAACTACACTGTAATGCTAACTGCACTGCAACACTAACTACACTGTAATGCTAACTGAACTGCAACACTAACTACACTGTAATGCTAATTGCATTGCAACACTAACTACACTGTACCACTAATTGCACTGTACCACTGATAACACCGTACCACTAATTGCACTGTTCCAATAACTACACTGTACCTTTAATTGCATTCTTCCACAAATTAGGCTGTACTGCTAATTGCATCGTTCCACTAATTGCACTGCACCACTAACTACACTGAACCACTAATTGCACGGTTCCACTGATTCCACCATACCGCTAATTCCATTCTAATTCCACTCTTAAGCTAATTACATTTCTCTTTCATATCCACGGACGCATTTATCACCGGGAGCAAGAAAGTAGCCAGGGAAGCGTCGGCTAGCTTCCCGTCGTCTCCCGAACGCGCCGCTGCGGTCACGGTCCGTCGCCGGGGCGGACGTCAAGGACGGAGCACTGAGGGACCTCGGGGGACCCGGCCGAGCGGAAACGCCCTCTTCCCCGGGCGGAAACGCGCGCGGGTGCGCTCGGAATTCACGAGGACCCTCGCGGGACAGCGCCCGTCTCCGTGGAGAGCTCTCGCAAGCgaacatcttaaaaaaaaaaataataaaaaaaaaacaggcctcaCAGCCAGTTCCGGCAAGCGTCTGAAAAAAAGGTCAAACGCAGTTgaatatatgcaaaaaaaaaagaagaagaagaagctttCATGTTCTGAAGAAGATATTACAAAAGCTCCGAAAACAAACAGATTGCCCATCAACCAAATGACTTCAATATACAACGGAATCTGCATTTCAATGCAAATGCACTTTTGATTTGCACTCATAAGCATCAACAAAGAGTCAGAGATGCAGAgaaatacatcaaaatctaaataaaaattactcTTTATATGCACTggttcattttctgaaaaatctgaaaagagccccaaacacacgcaccacacacacacacacacacacagtctttcacattacattacaaacctCAAACAACCTGTCACAGTAAAAAGACAAATTGATTATGTTGTCTGTTCCCCACCACTGCTGTGTTCTCTTCATTCACAAAAACGCTAATAAGTAACTAAGTGTAGTTTCCAACACCCcgttcctccctcccccccctcccccccaaaaaaaaaaactatcataGATAAAGATATCATGGGAAAAGGACAATGGACCAAATCTTACTGCCACAGTGCGTCTGAGCTCTGTTGAAACTGGAGGTCCAGTCTATCCACAGGCTATCCTTCTTATCATAACAAACActtatgcaataacagaggaataAGGCATAAGCCCCTAAACTCGACGGTCACTATGGAAACGCACCCGTCGTCACTTCTAAAAACAGTACCCTCTACCTCTCCAGCCTCCCACGGCAGTGTTGCCACAGGATGTCCTGTCACTGTTCCTACAAGTTGGGGAGGGGCAGTCATATGTGCCTGCCAATCACATACAGATATTCTGTTCTTCTcagccaccccgcccccccccccctttcactgGCCCACAAAACATGCTGGCCCAGAAAACGTGCTCCATGCCTAAAtcaatcccacccccccccccacagaaaaaaaaagaattactaCAAAATCAAAAGATATGCAGCGCCTAACCAAAATAGCACCAGCGGCATCGCTTGCCACTGCTGGGAAAACAAATAAGCATCAGACCAGACGGCTTGTAAAAAATGGCGCAGGCTGGCGTTGATTTTGCGCTCGCTGTCCTTACAGCATCCGCCAAATGAAAGGTGAGAGCTCCAGCTGTCCCAGCATCctcgtgcggggggggggggggagtggggctCGGGCAGGTACGTGACTGCATGACTTGAAAAGCAGACGGGTTTTACACCTCATGATGACGGACAACGCAAACGGCCCAGGTGGGTGTCGGGCACCACCGCCGCCATCGCTGAGGGCGCCTCAGGCAGACAAAAGGGAACCAACTGCTCCTGACAAATACGGTGCTCTGCAGCCCCGTCCTCTCCCAAAAAACCAAACGTTACCCTCGGTGTTACAGAGGACGCCCCTCGGGGTCGTAGATGAGCGATGGACCCGACGAGCGATCGCATTTCTCTTCATAATTCTTAACGAAAACTCCTGGGCCCCGAGAGCAGGTCACACCCTTTTGAGATGCACAATTTTAGCAATCCACAAATGCTAGCTATAAATCCGGCCGCTATAAATCCCCGCGCGCTGATGAATTTCTCTTAGGACATCCGCTGGCAAGAGCCATTCTTTTTCATTAGCGCGTCTAAAGCCACGCACTGTGGAGCTATCATAAAATATTcctgaaaatgtactttttttttttttttttttttttttaaagcctacTCTTTGAAAAATGATAATGCCTTTGACACTGACTTTGGGTAATAGTTTCTGCTCCATAACTAAATCCTGAAGAAcatttaatatgtaaaaaaaaataatcttatttCTGTCTTTTATCTAATTAAACTTTGGAAGAGGGCTACGGACATAGTGCTCACCTCCTTGTATAAGCAGGGGTCTTGTTTTCACTCATATCTGAAACAGCTGGAAAATGTTTGTACGAGTAATGTGCGTGGCTGTCTGTTCACATTCGATTTTTCACGTGCAGTCTATCCAATTCTGCACACTCAGACTGAGGCTGAATTTCTTACAGCACCCTGTGAATCTGGCACACTTAAAACTGCGAGTCATGTTCCAGTAGCGAGGGGGAACGACACTTTGACGAAGCGTTCACGTTCAGATCCGAGATTGGACAAATCCAATTTACGTACATCTGATCTCAATCGTCCACGGCAAAACGTATCGGTTTCGTCAAGAAATCTGACGTCGGCCGCATAAAACGAAAAAGTAACCGTAGCGATGTGATGGTTGAGGTGATGCGTACGCTGATTTTCGCAAAGGGAAGCTTTCACATTTCTAAGCTCCCTGTAACCTACAAGCAACCTTAGTGAGAAGTTCACTTTCTCTAGTCAAGATGATaacaaatgggggaaaaaacagggaAAGTCCTCAAGTCCAACAAAAGCTAACAAAACTAGCCAAATCCAGTGCTAAATTGTAGTGTAGAGGAGGTTTCACTGTAGCTTTGGCTGGGTGACCAGAGATTCTGGTTTCATTCTAATcacttatatttttttctgtccaagGGTGAGTTCCAACCACTCATTTTTCcatctccttgcttcctttccttgcctcTTTCCTTAGTACGGAAGGCCAGATGGGGCAAAAATACGTAAAACTGACGTCTGGGATCACGCACTGCCAACCGTGGGCTCATTCCATTCCCTCATTTTAATTCCTTGCTTTCTTTCCTCGCTCCTAAGTTCCACCCAGCgaaggatgcaaggaaaggacatAAGGAAAGGACGTGAGGACATAGGAATCGAGGAAACGTGTATAAGGAAAACGGAACACCCTTGCTCTTTGGAGCGTCAGTCTGAAGCCACGTCAGTTAAAGATGTGGCGGACGTGGAGAGGTAAAGCATCCATCAGGAACCTCCTAGCTCCCCGTTACTAGCTCCTTCAGGGACCATTCAACAGACTGGAATGTCGTTAAAGATGGGGGACCTTGACTGATTTCCGGATCAGAAAGGGAACAAGGAGACAAGGACAGATGAAATAGGAGACTCAAATGAGCCCTCTGTTCTGGTCACTGTGGAAGCAAAAACATGGGGGGGCTCTGAAGCCCTGGATCTCGGTTCGCACAGACGCCAGCTTCAGACCCAGACCGGCCAGCCCCTCCTGTGAACCTCCACAAAAATCCAGAAGTGATGGATGGAGCAAGGTTAATCCAGGACACAGTCAGAAATCAGCTTAGAAGCATCGGTAGATGCTGCTTAAAATTCCCCGCAGCAACTGGTGCAGACCAAGCCTTGCTGTCAAAGGTGAgtggcagggggagagagagagagagagagagagagagagagagagagagagagagagagagagaaagagaagggggcaagagagagcaacagagagagagggagacagagagcaacaCGTTGAACAACATCTTGCCCCATTAATAATACACAGCTCTAAGATGACAGGAAGTCAGGAGAGCAGAGACGGTGACGAGCAGCCATGCCGCCGCCCTCAGTATCTGTCGCCTGACAGCCAGACAGAGGAGCAACAGTCGCACAACAACAACTGCCTGGGCTCCATGGCAACCTGAGTCTAGCTCACActaggctgtttttttttttttaaccctgtgAGGACTTGCTATTGAGTATGTGTGGGTGGTGGTAGGAGGGTTTACCTGTCAACGGTGAAAGACTGCTGTCTGTTACGTTTGCACTGCCTTCAAATAGCTCCGAGCCTCTCAGCAAATGTGCCCGTTTCAGTATAAGAGGGCAGATTTGTGAATGAAATGACACTTTTAGAGATCTGCCAAAATGAAGAACAGAGGCCCTGAAAAGGATCTGAGGAAAGTTACAAAGAGCAGTTTCCATCTGAGGCCAAGGGCCAGACAAACTAAGGAACAAGCCCTTTctttttataatatataaataagaatGACAGGAACAACTACCCCAtgaccctttaaaaaaagaaaacccagtGGTCCCAAAAGAGCTGAAATAATGTtgcaagcaaaataaataaataaataaataaataaataaataaataaataaataaaaatttcaaaaaagcGCGCGCCGCCTTTTACATGATTTCTGCGTATCCTGGAGTTCACGAAAGCGACCATTTGAACACCCCGTTCTTCCCGGCCCTGTCCAAACGCAAGGACGGCCCACATCAGCCTCCTACAACTACCGCCCGCAGAGACTTGGCATCCAAGCATTGAGGTAAAAATAAACCTCACACCTGTGGCTACCACGGGGGTTGTTAATGTGCTGCCTGTCGGTATGAACAGTGTGACATTCTTAACCGACCGACACAGGGCGCTCGTTGGCTCTGCAGAAACTCCAGCAGTTACGCGCCGTTAGACACCAACACGCCGACGCCGTTGCTCTCAAGTACTCTTGTCTGCCTGAAAGAAACGCATTAAAAGAATCTAGGGTAGCCTACATTTGGCGCTAGCAAGAGCGGATAAAAATAGCTAGAAGAACTGACCGCTTCAAAAATATAGATTAAATTGTGAGCTGTGTCCATACTGGAGTACTGCAAGATAACTGCATCAGGTGACAGACTTGTTGAACAAGACGTTAGAAAACCACTGCGCTAGTATCTGGCAATACAGCTTGATAatatttggggaggggggagggagcgggTTAATCAAAACTCTCTCATGTAGGCCTACACAGAAAATCAAAAGGAAGGTGGATCTAATCTAGTATTAATTCAATTATATAGGCTAGTGACATCCTTGCTACAAATAAATAGTAAAGCACGTTGCCAACACAgaattaaatacataataaataacagATACATAGATAAATAATCGCATAGGAGTAAATGATACGGTATATAGGAACAAAAACCTATGGAGTGTAACGTCATCTAGGCCACATATAACAGTGTAGTGTAGTTGGGCAAAGCTAACGCGCGTATGTTGTTTACCGAGAAGTAGATTGACCAAGACCTCTTGTCCTGCCAAAGTGTTGCTCCTGGTGAGACAGAAAAGCGTGCCGCAGATCCACGTGATTCCGTGCCCCGTCAGCGCGAGCAGGGTGACCATGGAGCGGACGCTGCCCCAGGAAGATGAGGTGTAGGCACAGACCCCCAGCCGCTTGGAAAGGCATATGTCGATGGCCAATAGGGAGTTCATCGCTATCCCTTTGAAAGAGGGGTTTAGCTGCATGCAGTCTTCCTCTGGTAATTTCAAAGACTCTCGTCGGTCCTTACCGCCCTCGCTGGGCACCTGTGAATTTTCGGGCTGTtggctttgttgttgttggagcttcaTTTGGCCCGGCCGCCGCGCGGAACCACGGACCTCTGCGTTACATCTGAGCGGCTGGTTCAGTGACAGAAACTCCGGTCTGTTCAGCACGCTGCCCCGGTCCCTCGTCCTAGGTCTGCTTTGATGCGCAGGCATTTTGGATTTCTCCCATTTCGTATCTTTTATGTATCCGCTCATTTTTAAAGGCGTGAGACACAGGTCCCTTCTTTACGGTTGCTCAATCTGTAAGATCTTTAGCGGGTAGGGCTTTTGCTCAGTGCCCACTCTCACTCTTCCCAGCCGGAGCCTCCGATATATTTAGACTAAACGGACTGCATGCTCCCGCTAGGCTACTGTTTACTCTTTGCTCCAAGCAGGCAGGAACACATTTGACTGGCAGCTCGTCCAGCCAATCCAATGAACGTCAATCTTTGgaggaaaaaatacaaacaacggGTTTTTGACGTTCGCGGAATACTGGACTGAGAAGGAATAGCAAAAAGACCTGTCATACAGCCTACATGAGCACAAATTCACACCGCAAAGCATTTCGGGATATGTAGCGGATTCATTTGTTCAGAACgtaacaaatgcattttgttctAAAGAATAATAAATCGCAAGCCTACGGCATGCTTTAGGCTATAGTCACATTCACGTACTGTCCGCAACACGAAATGCATTGTTATACACATCGATAAATATGTCTAATAATAACTCAAAATCGACATCGCCGAGGTCTACACTAGCCTATTCGAC is a window from the Anguilla anguilla isolate fAngAng1 chromosome 14, fAngAng1.pri, whole genome shotgun sequence genome containing:
- the LOC118213036 gene encoding inactive phospholipid phosphatase 7, encoding MSGYIKDTKWEKSKMPAHQSRPRTRDRGSVLNRPEFLSLNQPLRCNAEVRGSARRPGQMKLQQQQSQQPENSQVPSEGGKDRRESLKLPEEDCMQLNPSFKGIAMNSLLAIDICLSKRLGVCAYTSSSWGSVRSMVTLLALTGHGITWICGTLFCLTRSNTLAGQEVLVNLLLALILDVMTVAGVQKLVKRKGPWEMSPGFLDCVAMDTYSFPAAHASRAAMVAKFLLSHLVLAAPLRVLLVLWAFLAGMSRVLLGRHHLTDTACGFALGFLHYSLVETVWLSSGSCQMLISIGTLSWRPFV